A section of the Mycobacterium sp. 3519A genome encodes:
- a CDS encoding S1C family serine protease has translation MTDRDQSSGPAVDVATQRAFGRPDGVDSSFLPADDRDQGEYTPTNQPPQPVLAEAFGPSLTADPDDDEPVQAGEAVPEPVAAEPPPAPPPPSFPTQKLGVRDILFGGRVSRPALVMLAVVAILIGLVGGWMGRKTAEVIEAFTIPKVTLNTTDTDHLPTGQMAKVAAVIGDSVVTIQAISDTEGSQGSGVVIDGRGYIITNNHVISEAAASPDKFKLSVIFNDGKQAPANLVGRDPETDLAVLKVDNIDKLSVARLGDSDKLRVGDQVMAAGAPLGLRSTDTQGIISALHRAIPLSGEGSDTKTVIDAVQTDASINHGNSGGPLVNMNSEVIGINTASKSLSDSASGLGFAIPINEARDVVETLIRDGKIAHATLGITAESVNDSGTGGARVTKVNPNSPAQRAGLAEKDVIVKIGDRKINSLDELSVGVRQLKVGQDAPIEVLRDGKTITLTIKPDAKKSS, from the coding sequence GTGACCGATCGGGATCAGAGCAGCGGCCCTGCGGTCGATGTTGCGACGCAGCGCGCCTTCGGCCGCCCAGACGGGGTGGACAGCTCCTTCCTGCCCGCCGATGACCGCGACCAGGGCGAGTACACGCCGACCAACCAGCCGCCGCAACCGGTGCTGGCCGAGGCCTTCGGCCCATCGCTGACCGCCGACCCCGACGACGACGAACCGGTGCAGGCCGGCGAGGCGGTGCCAGAGCCAGTCGCGGCAGAACCGCCGCCCGCGCCGCCGCCGCCGTCGTTCCCGACGCAGAAGCTCGGCGTGCGCGACATTCTCTTCGGCGGCAGGGTTTCCCGGCCCGCGCTGGTGATGCTGGCGGTCGTCGCGATACTGATCGGCCTCGTCGGCGGCTGGATGGGCCGCAAGACCGCGGAGGTCATCGAGGCCTTCACCATCCCGAAGGTCACCCTCAACACCACGGACACCGACCACCTGCCGACCGGGCAGATGGCCAAAGTCGCTGCGGTTATTGGTGATTCGGTGGTGACGATCCAGGCGATCAGCGACACCGAGGGGTCGCAGGGCTCCGGAGTGGTCATCGACGGCCGCGGCTACATCATCACCAACAACCACGTGATCTCGGAGGCCGCGGCCAGTCCGGACAAGTTCAAGCTGTCGGTCATCTTCAACGACGGCAAGCAGGCGCCTGCCAATCTCGTCGGACGCGATCCCGAGACCGACCTGGCCGTGCTCAAGGTCGACAACATCGACAAGTTGTCGGTGGCGCGCTTGGGTGACTCCGACAAGCTGCGGGTCGGCGATCAGGTGATGGCCGCAGGCGCACCGCTCGGCCTGCGCAGCACCGACACCCAGGGCATCATCAGCGCTCTGCACCGAGCGATCCCGCTGTCCGGTGAGGGGTCGGACACCAAGACCGTGATCGACGCCGTGCAGACGGACGCGTCGATCAACCACGGCAACTCGGGCGGACCGCTGGTCAACATGAACTCCGAAGTGATCGGCATCAACACGGCCAGCAAGTCGCTATCCGACAGCGCCAGCGGACTCGGCTTCGCGATCCCGATCAACGAGGCCAGGGACGTCGTCGAGACGCTGATCCGCGACGGCAAGATCGCGCACGCGACGCTGGGCATCACCGCCGAGTCGGTGAACGACAGCGGAACCGGCGGCGCGCGGGTCACCAAGGTGAACCCGAACAGCCCGGCCCAGCGCGCAGGCCTCGCTGAGAAGGACGTCATCGTCAAGATCGGCGACCGCAAGATCAACAGCCTCGACGAGCTATCCGTCGGGGTTCGGCAACTCAAGGTCGGTCAGGACGCGCCGATCGAGGTGCTGCGCGACGGCAAGACGATCACGCTGACCATCAAGCCGGACGCCAAGAAGTCGTCGTAG
- a CDS encoding metallophosphoesterase, which translates to MFFVVLVAVLALIHAYLWMRLVKDTTRPGRTRWALTAALMAAAALLVAALVLPRAIGPTDAAWVAWPGYLWFGLAAYLFLILLATEPVRLALSWRRRRTTAEQAMSRRLFLARTTAAAAGAASVGLIGVGARIALGPPELLAVPVRLRRLDPGFAGFRIAVVSDIHLGPMAGRAHTERIVRMINESAPDLVAIVGDLVDGTVEELGSAAEPLADLVSREGAYFVTGNHEYFVDDTSAWLRELERLGVRPLHNENTAIRRGAAAFDLVGVNDVAGGKHADGPDFDRAMTGTDSSRPTVLLAHQPVLVREAAARDVDLQLSGHTHGGQIWPFHYVVRAAQPSLAGLSTVDGTQLYVTRGAGFWGPPVRIGAPPDITVLTLQAGR; encoded by the coding sequence ATGTTCTTCGTCGTCCTCGTCGCGGTCCTTGCGCTGATCCATGCGTATCTGTGGATGCGTCTGGTCAAGGACACGACGCGACCCGGACGCACGCGGTGGGCGTTGACGGCCGCGCTGATGGCAGCCGCAGCGCTATTAGTCGCAGCGCTCGTGCTGCCGCGCGCCATCGGCCCCACCGACGCGGCGTGGGTCGCCTGGCCCGGCTACCTCTGGTTCGGCCTGGCCGCCTACCTGTTCCTGATCCTGCTCGCGACGGAACCGGTCCGGCTCGCACTGTCGTGGCGGCGACGGCGCACGACTGCCGAGCAGGCGATGAGCCGACGGCTGTTTCTCGCCAGGACGACGGCGGCAGCGGCCGGGGCGGCGTCGGTGGGCCTGATCGGTGTGGGCGCTCGCATCGCGTTGGGTCCACCTGAACTGCTGGCTGTGCCGGTGCGACTGCGCCGCCTCGACCCGGGTTTCGCCGGTTTCCGGATCGCGGTCGTATCGGACATCCACCTCGGCCCGATGGCGGGTCGCGCGCACACCGAGCGGATCGTCAGGATGATCAACGAATCCGCACCGGACCTCGTCGCCATCGTCGGCGATCTGGTGGACGGCACGGTCGAGGAACTCGGCTCGGCGGCAGAGCCGTTGGCCGACTTGGTTTCTCGCGAGGGTGCCTACTTCGTCACCGGCAACCACGAGTACTTCGTCGACGACACCTCGGCGTGGCTGCGCGAGCTGGAGCGGCTCGGAGTACGGCCGCTACACAATGAGAACACCGCGATCCGGCGGGGCGCGGCGGCGTTCGATCTGGTCGGCGTCAACGACGTCGCAGGCGGGAAACACGCGGACGGGCCCGATTTCGATCGCGCCATGACCGGAACGGACTCGTCGCGTCCGACCGTGCTACTCGCCCATCAACCGGTGCTGGTCCGAGAAGCCGCCGCCCGCGACGTCGATCTGCAACTATCCGGACACACCCACGGAGGCCAGATCTGGCCGTTCCACTACGTGGTCCGGGCGGCGCAGCCCAGCCTCGCGGGGCTGTCCACGGTGGACGGCACCCAGTTGTACGTCACGCGCGGCGCCGGATTCTGGGGTCCGCCCGTACGGATCGGCGCGCCGCCCGACATCACCGTGCTGACACTTCAGGCGGGCCGCTGA
- a CDS encoding TenA family protein, with the protein MTHESDEPLSSQLWTASADLAADVLAHPFVRGIGDGSLPRALFAGYVAQDAFFLESFARAYAMALVRSKDTATLLTLADLVAGVRTELGLHSSYAAQWGIDMADVTPAAATLAYTEFLLATACSRGLDEIFAAMTPCMRLYAWLGSSLDASTAGPYAEWVQTYADPAFEDIARSLERLLDEQGGDTPGVRTAYRRAMELELAFFQAAYAPES; encoded by the coding sequence ATGACGCACGAATCCGACGAACCGCTTTCCAGCCAGTTGTGGACTGCCAGCGCCGATTTGGCCGCCGACGTGCTGGCCCATCCGTTCGTCCGCGGCATCGGCGACGGCTCGCTGCCGCGGGCGCTGTTCGCCGGCTACGTGGCGCAGGACGCATTCTTCCTCGAATCCTTCGCCCGCGCATACGCGATGGCGTTGGTCCGCAGCAAGGACACCGCGACGCTGCTCACCTTGGCGGATCTGGTCGCGGGCGTGCGTACCGAACTGGGCCTGCACTCCTCCTACGCGGCGCAGTGGGGGATCGACATGGCAGACGTCACGCCTGCGGCCGCGACGCTCGCGTACACGGAATTCCTGCTCGCCACCGCGTGCAGTCGAGGGCTGGACGAGATCTTCGCGGCGATGACGCCGTGCATGCGGTTGTACGCATGGCTGGGGTCGTCACTGGACGCGAGCACGGCCGGGCCGTACGCCGAATGGGTGCAGACCTACGCCGATCCGGCATTCGAGGACATCGCGCGATCGTTGGAACGACTGCTCGACGAACAGGGCGGCGACACCCCTGGCGTGCGCACCGCGTACCGCCGCGCCATGGAACTCGAACTCGCGTTCTTCCAGGCGGCGTACGCACCCGAAAGCTGA
- a CDS encoding metallophosphoesterase: MAVVTGVLLLLFGVPWWALLCSGAAWPLPVFIGGTTVFVVMLIALPVLLRLGHGHRHLDWAAATGHALLGLAWVLFTCSVLGQIVQLALLFAGFDNPLRSRVVAATVVVIAAGLLIWGYAEAMRVPRVKKVDVAIAGLGAGLDGLRVVLITDTHYGPIDRSRWSAAVAARVNTLDADVVGHVGDIADGTVDIRETQASPLASVRATSARVYVTGNHEYFNEAQGWLDYMDSIGWTPLHNRHVVVERGGDRLIVAGVDDATAQRSGVHGHGANLDAALAGADRTLPVLLLAHQPKQVAHAVHAGVDLQVSGHTHGGQIWPFHLLVRLEQPAVQGLSRHGGRTQLYTSRGTGFWGPPFRVFAPSEITLLTLRTARSRPQAAD, from the coding sequence ATGGCCGTCGTCACAGGCGTCTTGTTGCTGTTGTTCGGTGTGCCCTGGTGGGCGTTGTTGTGTTCGGGTGCGGCTTGGCCGCTGCCCGTTTTCATCGGCGGCACAACGGTTTTCGTGGTCATGCTCATTGCGCTGCCGGTGCTGCTGAGGCTGGGCCACGGCCACCGGCATCTCGACTGGGCCGCCGCCACCGGACACGCTCTGCTCGGCCTGGCGTGGGTGCTGTTCACCTGTTCGGTGCTCGGCCAGATCGTGCAATTGGCGTTGCTGTTCGCGGGGTTCGACAACCCGTTGCGGTCCCGGGTGGTCGCGGCGACGGTCGTGGTCATCGCGGCGGGACTTCTGATCTGGGGCTATGCCGAGGCGATGCGCGTCCCACGGGTCAAGAAGGTCGACGTCGCCATAGCCGGACTCGGCGCTGGCCTTGACGGTCTGCGGGTGGTGCTGATCACCGACACCCACTACGGGCCGATCGACCGCTCCCGATGGTCAGCAGCCGTCGCCGCGCGGGTGAACACGCTCGACGCCGACGTCGTCGGCCATGTCGGCGACATCGCCGACGGCACCGTCGACATCCGCGAGACGCAGGCCAGCCCGCTGGCGTCGGTGCGCGCCACCTCGGCTCGGGTGTACGTCACGGGTAACCATGAATACTTCAACGAGGCGCAGGGCTGGCTGGACTACATGGACAGCATCGGCTGGACGCCCCTGCACAACCGGCACGTCGTGGTCGAACGCGGCGGTGACCGACTGATCGTCGCAGGCGTCGACGACGCGACCGCGCAGAGGTCCGGTGTGCACGGGCACGGCGCGAATCTGGACGCCGCCCTCGCGGGGGCCGACCGCACCTTGCCGGTGTTACTGCTTGCGCACCAACCCAAACAGGTCGCCCACGCCGTTCACGCCGGCGTCGACCTCCAGGTGTCGGGCCACACCCACGGCGGACAGATCTGGCCGTTCCATCTGCTGGTCCGCCTCGAGCAACCGGCGGTACAGGGGCTCAGCCGACACGGCGGACGGACCCAGCTCTACACGAGTCGGGGAACCGGCTTCTGGGGCCCGCCTTTTCGCGTGTTCGCGCCCAGTGAGATCACCCTGCTGACGCTGCGGACCGCCCGGAGTCGACCTCAGGCCGCGGACTGA
- a CDS encoding LysR family transcriptional regulator ArgP produces MPNVNLDGQQLAAFAAVVELGSFDAAAERLHVTPSAVSQRIKALEQRVGQVLVLRAKPCRATAAGVPLLRLAAQVALLEGEVLAEMGGSDGVAPRVAIAVNADSMATWFTTVFGAVGEVLFDVRIEDQDHSTRLLREGVVMGAVSTERHPVPGCRVQPLGVMRYLPVATPAYRKRYLAGGFTAHAAASAPSLAWNRDDALQDMLVRKVFRRDIVRPQHFVPTAEGFGAAVHAGLGWGMFPEQLAARPLADGSVVRICDAHLDVPLYWQCWKLNSPMITHISDAVRSAASGLRSRVQ; encoded by the coding sequence ATTCCTAATGTGAACCTGGACGGTCAGCAGCTTGCCGCGTTCGCCGCGGTGGTGGAGTTGGGCAGTTTTGATGCGGCGGCGGAGCGGTTGCATGTGACGCCGTCGGCGGTCAGTCAGCGGATCAAGGCGCTCGAGCAGCGGGTGGGTCAGGTGTTGGTGCTGCGGGCGAAGCCGTGTCGTGCCACTGCGGCGGGGGTGCCGTTGTTGCGGTTGGCGGCGCAGGTGGCGTTGTTGGAGGGGGAGGTGCTGGCGGAGATGGGTGGCAGCGACGGTGTCGCGCCGCGGGTCGCGATCGCGGTCAACGCCGATTCGATGGCGACCTGGTTCACCACGGTGTTCGGGGCGGTCGGTGAGGTGTTGTTCGACGTTCGCATCGAGGATCAGGACCACTCGACGCGGCTGTTGCGCGAGGGTGTGGTGATGGGGGCGGTGAGCACCGAGCGTCATCCGGTGCCGGGGTGTCGGGTGCAGCCGCTGGGGGTGATGCGTTATCTGCCGGTGGCCACGCCGGCGTATCGAAAACGCTATCTGGCAGGCGGGTTCACCGCGCACGCGGCGGCCAGTGCGCCGTCGCTGGCCTGGAATCGTGACGATGCGTTACAGGATATGTTGGTGCGTAAGGTTTTTCGTCGTGACATCGTGAGGCCGCAGCATTTTGTGCCGACGGCGGAGGGTTTCGGCGCTGCGGTGCACGCCGGGTTGGGGTGGGGCATGTTCCCCGAGCAGTTGGCGGCGAGGCCGCTTGCCGATGGTTCGGTGGTGCGCATCTGCGATGCCCATCTCGATGTGCCGCTGTATTGGCAGTGTTGGAAGCTCAACAGCCCGATGATCACCCACATCAGCGACGCCGTGCGCTCAGCCGCATCGGGTCTGCGGTCGCGAGTCCAGTGA
- the lysE gene encoding L-lysine exporter — MSSPLIVGFIASFTLIAAIGAQNAFVLRQGIRREHVVPVVALCTVSDIVLIAAGIAGVGTVISAHPSALAIAKFGGALFLTGYGLLAARRALRPSALTPAEAAPARLLDVLLTCAAMTFLNPHVYLDTVVLLGTLANEHQNERWLFGVGAVTASAVWFVSLGFGARRLAGLFATPLTWRILDGLIAVMMIGLGASLALS; from the coding sequence ATGAGCTCGCCCCTGATCGTCGGTTTCATCGCCTCCTTTACGCTGATCGCCGCGATCGGCGCGCAGAACGCCTTCGTGCTGCGCCAGGGCATCCGACGCGAGCACGTGGTGCCCGTCGTCGCGCTGTGCACGGTGTCCGACATCGTGTTGATCGCGGCGGGCATAGCCGGTGTCGGGACCGTGATCAGCGCGCACCCCAGCGCGCTGGCCATCGCCAAATTCGGCGGCGCGCTGTTCCTCACCGGCTACGGCCTGCTGGCCGCGCGCCGCGCCCTGCGGCCGTCTGCGCTGACGCCCGCCGAAGCCGCACCCGCCCGGTTGCTCGACGTGCTCCTCACCTGCGCTGCGATGACATTCCTCAACCCGCACGTCTACCTCGACACCGTCGTGCTGCTCGGCACGCTGGCCAACGAGCACCAGAACGAGCGCTGGCTGTTCGGCGTCGGCGCCGTCACCGCCAGCGCGGTCTGGTTCGTCAGCCTCGGCTTCGGCGCGCGACGGCTGGCCGGATTGTTCGCCACCCCGTTGACATGGCGCATCCTCGACGGCCTGATCGCGGTCATGATGATCGGACTCGGAGCGTCATTGGCCTTGTCCTGA
- a CDS encoding TetR family transcriptional regulator: MGVTDQILGLRDRKKIKTRDTIRREALRLIEENGYANTTIEQIAEAAEVSPSTFFRYFPSKEMVLMANDLDQVTIDALAQQPPELPSLQAFRRALEITMATLSEDEWQFERARLRTVLSIPELKAAQFDEYRRTVAALTEADCRRTGREPDDFEVRVFVGALAGGLMAVIDQASGVADRMFRALDFMEAGMPLRSVDGRS, translated from the coding sequence ATGGGGGTCACCGACCAGATCCTTGGACTGCGGGATCGCAAAAAGATCAAGACGCGCGACACCATCCGCCGTGAAGCCCTGCGGCTGATCGAAGAGAACGGCTACGCCAACACCACGATCGAGCAGATCGCGGAGGCCGCCGAGGTGTCGCCCAGCACCTTCTTCCGGTACTTCCCGTCCAAGGAAATGGTCCTGATGGCCAACGATCTGGACCAAGTCACCATCGACGCGCTCGCCCAGCAGCCCCCGGAACTCCCGTCACTGCAGGCTTTTCGCCGCGCACTCGAGATCACGATGGCGACGCTGTCCGAAGACGAGTGGCAGTTCGAACGGGCACGACTTCGGACGGTGCTGTCCATACCCGAACTCAAGGCGGCACAGTTCGACGAATACCGCCGCACCGTCGCGGCGCTCACCGAGGCCGACTGCCGACGGACCGGTCGCGAACCCGATGATTTCGAGGTGCGCGTGTTCGTCGGGGCATTGGCGGGCGGATTGATGGCGGTCATCGACCAGGCATCCGGTGTAGCCGACCGCATGTTCCGGGCACTCGACTTTATGGAAGCCGGTATGCCGTTGAGGTCAGTCGACGGACGATCCTGA
- a CDS encoding heme-binding protein, which translates to MLIRSLIGAGVIAGSMLVGTAATAAADPPNCTAADLAGVMSGVNAGMSSYLFTHPDVNAFFTGLKGKPRDEMRTEITNYFDANPQVADEIRGVRQAASDFRDRCNAPMPEGPMG; encoded by the coding sequence ATGTTGATCCGCAGCTTGATCGGCGCCGGAGTGATCGCCGGGTCGATGCTCGTCGGCACCGCGGCAACCGCGGCGGCCGATCCACCGAACTGCACCGCCGCCGACCTCGCGGGCGTCATGTCCGGTGTGAACGCAGGGATGTCCAGCTACCTGTTCACCCATCCGGACGTGAACGCGTTCTTCACCGGGCTCAAAGGCAAGCCCAGGGACGAAATGCGGACCGAGATCACGAACTACTTCGACGCCAACCCACAGGTGGCCGACGAGATAAGGGGCGTCCGGCAGGCCGCCTCCGATTTCCGCGACCGGTGCAACGCACCCATGCCGGAAGGACCTATGGGTTAG